From Triticum aestivum cultivar Chinese Spring chromosome 4A, IWGSC CS RefSeq v2.1, whole genome shotgun sequence, a single genomic window includes:
- the LOC123086788 gene encoding uncharacterized protein isoform X1 has protein sequence MESTHCQLADMEPRRLERLVFLLCCCAAITCCLHAGAQAQPTLRQQSEGSPHNGAVGRVLSETANRSHSDLSRRTRRIDPLDGLRKYEGGFNITDKHYWSSTVFTGRSGYIIGALWLIGGIIFAGFLLASKIFFAKSNERERDGAIDDFLDRCHLVSVMLIILLAVFAIVASAIALQGAVRFHSRAESIKDIVGRTALEATATIYNITGAIERMQNISKLYNISSQSFDHLNSTVKALNSEAVEIQAKAEKNMRLVSKGINTLELVIILTVTLNLVVVLVLLVGRPLRLQKLYYMCIALCWVLTVLFWMYFGLYYFLDKFAGDTCAALEEYQLNPKNSTLGAIIPCSEKMSGSVILHDVGAGIHDIIDQVNSNIYAIKSEYTVKQLDYICNPFAAPPAYRYRPENCPSGAATIGDIPQILRRLTCSELGGGANCAPAELSSAIDYDKVQTYTSSIQNVLDIFPGTERLVSCELVKAGFADIVGNQCAPLRRGARATWAALAALSTAMALLVLASAACGGVAGSRHAGDDRHSVRHLTSPSNSEVSETEFAEMHAKKVRVKIVGP, from the exons ATGGAAAGCACTCACTGCCAG CTTGCTGACATGGAACCGAGGAGGCTGGAGCGGTTAGTGTTTCTGCTCTGCTGCTGTGCGGCCATCACATGCTGTCTGCACGCGGGAGCTCAGGCCCAACCCACTCTACGACAACAATCCGAAGGCTCGCCCCACAATGGAGCAG TGGGCAGGGTGTtgtcggagacggcgaatcggtCGCATAGCGACCTTTCGAGAAGAACGAGAAGAATCGATCCTCTTGATGGCTTGAGGAAGTATGAGGGAGGGTTCAACATCACAGACAAGCATTACTGGAGT TCGACCGTATTTACAGGTAGATCTGGATACATCATTGGTGCATTATGGCTTATTGGTGGCATCATTTTTGCGGGCTTCCTTCTTGCCTCGAAGATTTTCTTCGCCAAAAGTAACGAAAGAGAAAGAGACGGTGCCATCGATGATTTTCTTGACAGATGCCATCTTGTGTCTGTCATGCTTATCATTCTTCTTGCAGTTTTTGCCAT AGTTGCATCGGCAATCGCGCTTCAGGGCGCTGTACGATTTCATTCTAGAGCAGAGTCCATCAAAGATATCGTGGGGAGAACAGCGCTTGAAGCAACGGCAACGATTTACAACATCACAGGAGCCATTGAGAGGATGCAGAATATATCTAAGCTATACAACATTAGTAGCCAATCCTTTGATCATCTGAACTCCACAGTAAAGGCACTGAACTCTGAAGCCGTGGAAATTCAGGCGAAGGCCGAAAAGAACATGCGCTTGGTCAGCAAAGGCATCAACACATT AGAACTTGTCATCATTTTAACCGTGACGCTGAATCTTGTCGTGGTCCTTGTCTTGCTAG TGGGAAGACCTCTGAGGCTACAGAAGTTGTACTACAT GTGCATAGCCTTGTGCTGGGTACTGACAGTCCTCTTCTGGATGTACTTCGGGCTGTACTACTTCCTCGACAAGTTCGCCGGCGACACGTGCGCGGCCCTCGAGGAGTACCAGCTGAACCCCAAGAACAGCACGCTGGGCGCCATCATACCCTGCAGCGAGAAGATGTCCGGCAGCGTCATCCTGCACGATGTTGGTGCAGGCATACATGACATCATAGACCAG GTGAATTCGAACATTTACGCCATCAAGTCGGAGTACACCGTGAAGCAGCTGGACTACATCTGCAACCCGTTCGCCGCGCCGCCGGCGTACCGGTACCGGCCGGAGAACTGCCCTTCCGGCGCAGCCACCATTGGTGACATCCCTCAG ATCCTGAGGAGGCTGACGTGCTCGGAGTTGGGCGGTGGCGCCAACTGCGCGCCGGCCGAGCTCTCGTCGGCGATCGACTACGACAAGGTGCAGACGTACACGAGCTCCATCCAGAACGTGCTGGACATCTTCCCGGGCACGGAGCGGCTGGTGAGCTGCGAGCTGGTGAAGGCCGGCTTCGCGGACATCGTGGGCAACCAGTGCGCGCCGCTGCGGCGCGGCGCGCGGGCGACGTGGGCCGCGCTCGCCGCCCTGTCGACGGCCATGGCACTGCTCGTGCTCGcctcggcggcgtgcggcggcgtcgCAGGGTCGCGCCACGCCGGCGACGACCGCCACTCGGTGAGGCACCTCACGTCGCCGTCCAACTCGGAGGTATCGGAGACCGAGTTCGCCGAGATGCACGCCAAGAAGGTGCGAGTGAAGATCGTCGGGCCGTGA
- the LOC123086788 gene encoding uncharacterized protein isoform X2: protein MEPRRLERLVFLLCCCAAITCCLHAGAQAQPTLRQQSEGSPHNGAVGRVLSETANRSHSDLSRRTRRIDPLDGLRKYEGGFNITDKHYWSSTVFTGRSGYIIGALWLIGGIIFAGFLLASKIFFAKSNERERDGAIDDFLDRCHLVSVMLIILLAVFAIVASAIALQGAVRFHSRAESIKDIVGRTALEATATIYNITGAIERMQNISKLYNISSQSFDHLNSTVKALNSEAVEIQAKAEKNMRLVSKGINTLELVIILTVTLNLVVVLVLLVGRPLRLQKLYYMCIALCWVLTVLFWMYFGLYYFLDKFAGDTCAALEEYQLNPKNSTLGAIIPCSEKMSGSVILHDVGAGIHDIIDQVNSNIYAIKSEYTVKQLDYICNPFAAPPAYRYRPENCPSGAATIGDIPQILRRLTCSELGGGANCAPAELSSAIDYDKVQTYTSSIQNVLDIFPGTERLVSCELVKAGFADIVGNQCAPLRRGARATWAALAALSTAMALLVLASAACGGVAGSRHAGDDRHSVRHLTSPSNSEVSETEFAEMHAKKVRVKIVGP from the exons ATGGAACCGAGGAGGCTGGAGCGGTTAGTGTTTCTGCTCTGCTGCTGTGCGGCCATCACATGCTGTCTGCACGCGGGAGCTCAGGCCCAACCCACTCTACGACAACAATCCGAAGGCTCGCCCCACAATGGAGCAG TGGGCAGGGTGTtgtcggagacggcgaatcggtCGCATAGCGACCTTTCGAGAAGAACGAGAAGAATCGATCCTCTTGATGGCTTGAGGAAGTATGAGGGAGGGTTCAACATCACAGACAAGCATTACTGGAGT TCGACCGTATTTACAGGTAGATCTGGATACATCATTGGTGCATTATGGCTTATTGGTGGCATCATTTTTGCGGGCTTCCTTCTTGCCTCGAAGATTTTCTTCGCCAAAAGTAACGAAAGAGAAAGAGACGGTGCCATCGATGATTTTCTTGACAGATGCCATCTTGTGTCTGTCATGCTTATCATTCTTCTTGCAGTTTTTGCCAT AGTTGCATCGGCAATCGCGCTTCAGGGCGCTGTACGATTTCATTCTAGAGCAGAGTCCATCAAAGATATCGTGGGGAGAACAGCGCTTGAAGCAACGGCAACGATTTACAACATCACAGGAGCCATTGAGAGGATGCAGAATATATCTAAGCTATACAACATTAGTAGCCAATCCTTTGATCATCTGAACTCCACAGTAAAGGCACTGAACTCTGAAGCCGTGGAAATTCAGGCGAAGGCCGAAAAGAACATGCGCTTGGTCAGCAAAGGCATCAACACATT AGAACTTGTCATCATTTTAACCGTGACGCTGAATCTTGTCGTGGTCCTTGTCTTGCTAG TGGGAAGACCTCTGAGGCTACAGAAGTTGTACTACAT GTGCATAGCCTTGTGCTGGGTACTGACAGTCCTCTTCTGGATGTACTTCGGGCTGTACTACTTCCTCGACAAGTTCGCCGGCGACACGTGCGCGGCCCTCGAGGAGTACCAGCTGAACCCCAAGAACAGCACGCTGGGCGCCATCATACCCTGCAGCGAGAAGATGTCCGGCAGCGTCATCCTGCACGATGTTGGTGCAGGCATACATGACATCATAGACCAG GTGAATTCGAACATTTACGCCATCAAGTCGGAGTACACCGTGAAGCAGCTGGACTACATCTGCAACCCGTTCGCCGCGCCGCCGGCGTACCGGTACCGGCCGGAGAACTGCCCTTCCGGCGCAGCCACCATTGGTGACATCCCTCAG ATCCTGAGGAGGCTGACGTGCTCGGAGTTGGGCGGTGGCGCCAACTGCGCGCCGGCCGAGCTCTCGTCGGCGATCGACTACGACAAGGTGCAGACGTACACGAGCTCCATCCAGAACGTGCTGGACATCTTCCCGGGCACGGAGCGGCTGGTGAGCTGCGAGCTGGTGAAGGCCGGCTTCGCGGACATCGTGGGCAACCAGTGCGCGCCGCTGCGGCGCGGCGCGCGGGCGACGTGGGCCGCGCTCGCCGCCCTGTCGACGGCCATGGCACTGCTCGTGCTCGcctcggcggcgtgcggcggcgtcgCAGGGTCGCGCCACGCCGGCGACGACCGCCACTCGGTGAGGCACCTCACGTCGCCGTCCAACTCGGAGGTATCGGAGACCGAGTTCGCCGAGATGCACGCCAAGAAGGTGCGAGTGAAGATCGTCGGGCCGTGA
- the LOC123086788 gene encoding uncharacterized protein isoform X3, giving the protein MLIILLAVFAIVASAIALQGAVRFHSRAESIKDIVGRTALEATATIYNITGAIERMQNISKLYNISSQSFDHLNSTVKALNSEAVEIQAKAEKNMRLVSKGINTLELVIILTVTLNLVVVLVLLVGRPLRLQKLYYMCIALCWVLTVLFWMYFGLYYFLDKFAGDTCAALEEYQLNPKNSTLGAIIPCSEKMSGSVILHDVGAGIHDIIDQVNSNIYAIKSEYTVKQLDYICNPFAAPPAYRYRPENCPSGAATIGDIPQILRRLTCSELGGGANCAPAELSSAIDYDKVQTYTSSIQNVLDIFPGTERLVSCELVKAGFADIVGNQCAPLRRGARATWAALAALSTAMALLVLASAACGGVAGSRHAGDDRHSVRHLTSPSNSEVSETEFAEMHAKKVRVKIVGP; this is encoded by the exons ATGCTTATCATTCTTCTTGCAGTTTTTGCCAT AGTTGCATCGGCAATCGCGCTTCAGGGCGCTGTACGATTTCATTCTAGAGCAGAGTCCATCAAAGATATCGTGGGGAGAACAGCGCTTGAAGCAACGGCAACGATTTACAACATCACAGGAGCCATTGAGAGGATGCAGAATATATCTAAGCTATACAACATTAGTAGCCAATCCTTTGATCATCTGAACTCCACAGTAAAGGCACTGAACTCTGAAGCCGTGGAAATTCAGGCGAAGGCCGAAAAGAACATGCGCTTGGTCAGCAAAGGCATCAACACATT AGAACTTGTCATCATTTTAACCGTGACGCTGAATCTTGTCGTGGTCCTTGTCTTGCTAG TGGGAAGACCTCTGAGGCTACAGAAGTTGTACTACAT GTGCATAGCCTTGTGCTGGGTACTGACAGTCCTCTTCTGGATGTACTTCGGGCTGTACTACTTCCTCGACAAGTTCGCCGGCGACACGTGCGCGGCCCTCGAGGAGTACCAGCTGAACCCCAAGAACAGCACGCTGGGCGCCATCATACCCTGCAGCGAGAAGATGTCCGGCAGCGTCATCCTGCACGATGTTGGTGCAGGCATACATGACATCATAGACCAG GTGAATTCGAACATTTACGCCATCAAGTCGGAGTACACCGTGAAGCAGCTGGACTACATCTGCAACCCGTTCGCCGCGCCGCCGGCGTACCGGTACCGGCCGGAGAACTGCCCTTCCGGCGCAGCCACCATTGGTGACATCCCTCAG ATCCTGAGGAGGCTGACGTGCTCGGAGTTGGGCGGTGGCGCCAACTGCGCGCCGGCCGAGCTCTCGTCGGCGATCGACTACGACAAGGTGCAGACGTACACGAGCTCCATCCAGAACGTGCTGGACATCTTCCCGGGCACGGAGCGGCTGGTGAGCTGCGAGCTGGTGAAGGCCGGCTTCGCGGACATCGTGGGCAACCAGTGCGCGCCGCTGCGGCGCGGCGCGCGGGCGACGTGGGCCGCGCTCGCCGCCCTGTCGACGGCCATGGCACTGCTCGTGCTCGcctcggcggcgtgcggcggcgtcgCAGGGTCGCGCCACGCCGGCGACGACCGCCACTCGGTGAGGCACCTCACGTCGCCGTCCAACTCGGAGGTATCGGAGACCGAGTTCGCCGAGATGCACGCCAAGAAGGTGCGAGTGAAGATCGTCGGGCCGTGA